From the Hevea brasiliensis isolate MT/VB/25A 57/8 chromosome 15, ASM3005281v1, whole genome shotgun sequence genome, one window contains:
- the LOC131174096 gene encoding G-type lectin S-receptor-like serine/threonine-protein kinase At4g27290 has product MYPLSFMFVIANLLLFFSQFSDATDTLALSQSLADGSTLVSKDGSFELGFFSPGSSRNRYLGIWYKNIPVKTVVWVANRNIPINDTFGLLMINNSGYLILRSKNMGNVVWSSNSTKAALKSPVVQLLDSGNLVLREGNRENSGIYIWQSFDYPTDTLLPGMKFGVNLKTGLDRRLTSWKSTDDPSPGDFVWKMQPHGNPEYNILKGSKIYFRSAPWNGISYSGNPQLRSNNIFNFSFVNTEEEIYYIYYLEKKSEISRIVINQTSNRRERYTWDEASVSWNLYAYVPNDYCDFYNRCGPYGNCIGDASPICQCLKGFVPKSPDQWNSGALSDGCKRNRSLGCSEGTGDGFLKFRGLKLPDTTYSWVNKSMNLEECRAKCLQNCSCTAYTSFDIREGGSGCAIWFNDLIDIRETSSGGQDLCVRMSASELGMYYSDLDVTP; this is encoded by the coding sequence ATGTACCCTCTTTCTTTCATGTTTGTGATTGCTAATTTACTGCTTTTCTTTTCTCAGTTCTCAGATGCAACTGATACACTTGCTTTATCCCAGTCTCTTGCCGATGGCAGTACTTTAGTTTCGAAAGATGGAAGTTTCGAGCTTGGTTTCTTCAGTCCTGGTAGTTCCAGGAACCGTTATTTGGGAATTTGGTACAAAAATATCCCTGTCAAAACCGTTGTTTGGGTTGCGAACCGGAATATTCCGATTAACGATACCTTCGGCTTGTTAATGATAAACAACTCCGGCTATCTCATACTACGTAGCAAGAACATGGGTAATGTTGTTTGGTCATCAAACTCGACGAAAGCTGCCCTAAAGAGCCCAGTAGTACAGCTACTGGATTCTGGGAATCTGGTGTTAAGAGAAGGAAATCGTGAAAACTCTGGAATCTACATATGGCAGAGTTTTGATTATCCAACTGATACATTGCTACCAGGGATGAAGTTTGGAGTGAACTTAAAGACCGGACTTGATCGGCGTCTTACATCGTGGAAAAGCACGGATGATCCATCTCCTggagattttgtttggaagatgcAACCACATGGTAACCCAGAGTACAACATATTGAAAGGTTCAAAAATCTATTTTCGATCAGCCCCATGGAATGGCATCTCATACAGTGGTAATCCACAGTTAAGGTCTAACAATATTTTTAACTTTTCCTTTGTGAATACCGAGGAGGAGATTTACTACATATACTACCTCGAAAAGAAATCTGAAATTTCAAGGATTGTAATCAACCAAACTAGCAATAGGCGCGAGCGCTACACATGGGATGAAGCCTCTGTGTCTTGGAATCTATATGCATATGTGCCAAATGATTATTGCGACTTCTATAACCGTTGCGGTCCCTATGGAAATTGCATTGGTGATGCGTCGCCCATTTGTCAATGTTTGAAAGGTTTCGTGCCTAAATCACCAGATCAGTGGAACTCAGGGGCTCTGTCTGATGGCTGCAAGCGCAACAGGTCATTAGGATGCAGCGAGGGCACTGGAGATGGGTTTCTTAAATTCCGTGGATTAAAATTGCCAGACACTACATATTCTTGGGTAAATAAAAGCATGAATCTCGAGGAATGCAGGGCTAAATGCTTACAGAACTGTTCTTGCACGGCGTATACAAGCTTTGATATTCGAGAAGGAGGCAGTGGTTGCGCCATTTGGTTTAACGATTTGATTGACATTAGAGAAACTTCCAGTGGTGGACAGGATCTATGCGTAAGGATGTCTGCTTCTGAATTAGGTATGTACTACAGTGATCTTGATGTTACTCCTTAA
- the LOC110653368 gene encoding G-type lectin S-receptor-like serine/threonine-protein kinase At4g27290 isoform X2 gives METFCFMFVSANFLLLFSKYSNATETITLSDSIIDGTNSTLVSKDGKFEFGFFSPGKSSNRYLGIWYKAIPTTVVWVANRRNPISDTSGILMMNSTGNLVLVSENKSVVWSLNLNKVAQNPIVRLLDSGNLVLRDEKDTNSGNYLWQSFDYPSDTLLPGMKLGWDLKTGLDRRLSAWNNPDDPSPADFTWGIVLNGNPEGYIWKGSVKYYRSAPWNGLGNSGSPSLKENQLFEFSFVDNENEVYYMYNLKNKSVISRIVLNQTGYSRQRYAWNEETRTWRPYSSVPRDACDAYGLCGPYGNCILTESPVCQCLKGFTPASPENWKSAFWSDGCKRNNLLKCENGEGFVKFVGLKLPDTTHSFVNRSMNLKECRVTCLQNCSCTAYTTLDIRGRGSGCAMWFGDLIDMRLSASGQDLYIRMSASDLEAKVEAKVKIPVIIATTIAIGFGMLIIGYYIRRSRANLREKTENKENDDQEQDEQPEDLELPLFDLIAVSNATNKFSIDNKLGEGGFGPVYKGTLEDGQEIAVKRLSRSSGQGLKEFKNEVILIAKLQHRNLVKLLGCCIQGDEKMLIYEYMPNKSLDNFIFDQMKGKLLDWSKRFNIICGIARGLLYLHQDSRLRIVHRDLKASNVLLDQEMNPKISDFGMAKTFGGDQTEGNTNRVVGT, from the exons ATGGAGACCTTCTGTTTTATGTTTGTCAGTGCCAATTTCCTACTTCTCTTCTCTAAATACTCAAATGCTACTGAGACCATTACTTTGTCTGATTCTATTATTGATGGCACCAATAGCACCTTGGTTTCGAAAGATGGAAAATTTGAATTTGGTTTCTTTAGTCCTGGAAAATCCAGCAACCGATATTTGGGAATTTGGTACAAGGCAATTCCTACAACTGTTGTTTGGGTTGCAAACAGGCGCAATCCAATCAGTGATACTTCTGGTATTTTGATGATGAACAGCACGGGAAATCTTGTACTTGTTAGTGAGAACAAGAGTGTTGTTTGGTCGTTGAACTTGAACAAAGTAGCCCAGAATCCAATAGTTCGGCTCTTAGATTCTGGGAATCTGGTCTTAAGGGATGAAAAAGATACAAATTCTGGAAACTATTTGTGGCAAAGTTTTGACTATCCATCTGATACGTTACTTCCAGGGATGAAGCTTGGATGGGACTTGAAGACTGGCCTTGATCGCCGCCTATCAGCATGGAACAACCCGGATGATCCTTCTCCTGCAGACTTCACTTGGGGGATAGTGCTAAATGGTAATCCTGAGGGATATATCTGGAAGGGCTCCGTGAAGTATTATCGGAGTGCTCCATGGAATGGCCTTGGCAACAGTGGTTCGCCATCTTTGAAGGAAAACCAGCTCTTCGAGTTCAGTTTTGTTGATAATGAAAACGAGGTGTACTACATGTACAACCTGAAAAACAAATCTGTAATCTCAAGGATTGTTCTGAATCAAACCGGTTATTCGCGTCAGCGTTACGCTTGGAATGAAGAAACACGAACTTGGAGGCCGTATTCATCTGTGCCAAGAGATGCCTGTGACGCATACGGCCTCTGTGGTCCCTATGGAAATTGCATCCTTACTGAGTCGCCAGTTTGTCAATGCTTAAAGGGTTTCACTCCAGCTTCGCCAGAAAATTGGAAATCAGCATTCTGGTCTGACGGTTGTAAaagaaataatttattaaaatgtgaGAATGGAGAGGGATTTGTAAAATTTGTTGGGTTGAAACTGCCAGATACTACACATTCATTTGTGAACAGGAGTATGAATCTTAAGGAATGCAGAGTTACATGTTTACAAAACTGTTCATGTACGGCATACACCACCTTAGATATTAGAGGACGCGGCAGCGGCTGTGCTATGTGGTTTGGTGATCTGATTGATATGAGACTGTCTGCGTCTGGGCAGGATTTATATATTCGTATGTCTGCTTCTGATTTAG AGGCGAAGGTTGAGGCTAAGGTGAAGATACCAGTGATAATTGCAACTACCATTGCTATAGGTTTTGGGATGCTTATCATCGGCTACTATATTCGCAGAAGCAGAGCAAACTTAAGAG AGAAAACAGAAAACAAGGAAAATGATGACCAGGAGCAAGATGAACAACCAGAAGACTTGGAGCTGCCATTGTTTGATCTAATTGCAGTAAGTAATGCGACCAACAAATTTTCCATTGATAACAAGCTAGGAGAAGGTGGTTTTGGACCCGTTTACAAG GGTACACTAGAGGACGGACAAGAGATTGCTGTGAAGAGGCTATCTAGGAGTTCTGGACAAGGATTGAAAGAGTTCAAAAATGAAGTAATTCTGATAGCCAAACTTCAACACCGAAATCTCGTAAAGCTTCTTGGTTGCTGCATTCAAGGGGATGAGAAGATGCTGATTTATGAATACATGCCCAATAAAAGCCTAGacaacttcatttttg ATCAAATGAAAGGTAAACTGCTTGACTGGTCCAAGCGTTTCAACATTATTTGTGGGATTGCTAGAGGACTTCTCTATCTTCATCAGGATTCCAGATTGCGAATTGTACATAGAGATCTCAAAGCGAGTAATGTTTTACTGGATCAAGAGATGAaccccaaaatttcagatttcggCATGGCTAAAACTTTTGGAGGAGACCAGACTGAAGGAAACACAAACAGAGTAGTTGGAACTTA G
- the LOC110653366 gene encoding G-type lectin S-receptor-like serine/threonine-protein kinase At4g27290, giving the protein MYPLSFMFVIANLLLFFSQFSDATDTLALSQSLADGSTLVSEDGSFELGFFSPGSSRNRYLGIWYKNIPVKTVVWVANRSSPINDTFGLLMINNSGNLTLRSKNMGNVVWSSNSTKAALKSPVLQLLDSGNLVLREGNGENSGIYIWQSFDYPTDTLLPGMKFGVNLKTGLDRRLTSWKSTDDPSPGDFVWKMQPHGNPEYNILKGSKIYFRSAPWNGISYSGNPQLRSNNIFNFSFVNTEEEIYYIYYLEKKSVISRIVINQTSYRRERYTWDEASASWNLYAYVPNDYCDFYNHCGPYGNCIVDASPICQCLKGFVPKSPDQWNSGALSDGCKRNKSLGCSEGTGDGFLKFRGLKLPDTTYSWVNKSMNLEECRAKCLQNCSCTAYTSFDIREGDSGCAIWFNDLIDIREISSGGQDLYVRMSASELADIQDAKHEVDKKILVIIILAIAVISGIVVVIYCSRKSMSKFIDQAEKKEEIDYSECLEEDMELPLFDLAIISHATNKFSDSNKLGEGGFGPVYKGTLMDGKEIAVKRLSKNSGQGLKEFKNEVKLIVKLQHRNLVKLLGCCIEGDERMLIYEYMPNKSLNSFIFDQTRGKALDWSKRFKILCGIARGLLYLHQDSRLRIIHRDLKASNVLLDKDMNPKISDFGMAKTFGADQTEGNTNRVVGTFGYMAPEYATDGLFSVKSDVFSFGILMLEIISGKKSRGFYHPNHSLNLVGYAWKLWKEGKLLELVDPVLREACHLSEVKRCIHISLLCVQHHAENRPSMASVVLMLGSEIAMAQPKEPGFFKDKGPLEAESSSTNIESSSTNEISLSLLDAR; this is encoded by the exons ATGTACCCTCTTTCTTTCATGTTTGTGATTGCTAATTTACTGCTTTTCTTTTCTCAGTTCTCAGATGCAACTGATACACTTGCTTTATCCCAGTCTCTTGCCGATGGCAGTACTTTAGTTTCGGAAGATGGAAGTTTCGAGCTTGGTTTCTTCAGTCCTGGTAGTTCCAGGAACCGTTATTTGGGAATTTGGTACAAAAATATCCCTGTCAAAACCGTTGTTTGGGTTGCGAACCGGAGTAGTCCGATTAACGATACCTTCGGCTTGTTAATGATAAACAACTCCGGCAATCTCACACTACGTAGCAAGAACATGGGTAATGTTGTTTGGTCATCAAACTCGACGAAAGCTGCCCTAAAGAGCCCAGTATTACAGCTACTGGATTCTGGGAATCTGGTGTTAAGAGAAGGAAATGGTGAAAACTCTGGAATCTACATATGGCAGAGTTTTGATTATCCAACTGACACATTGCTACCAGGGATGAAGTTTGGAGTGAACTTAAAGACCGGACTTGATCGGCGTCTTACATCGTGGAAAAGCACGGATGATCCATCTCCTggagattttgtttggaagatgcAACCACATGGTAACCCAGAGTACAACATATTGAAAGGTTCAAAAATCTATTTTCGATCAGCCCCATGGAATGGCATCTCATACAGTGGTAATCCACAGTTAAGGTCTAACAATATTTTTAACTTTTCCTTTGTGAATACCGAGGAGGAGATTTACTACATATACTACCTCGAAAAGAAATCTGTAATTTCAAGGATTGTAATCAACCAAACTAGCTATAGGCGCGAGCGCTACACGTGGGATGAAGCCTCTGCGTCTTGGAATCTATATGCATATGTACCAAATGATTATTGCGACTTCTATAACCATTGCGGTCCCTATGGAAATTGCATCGTTGATGCGTCGCCCATTTGTCAATGTTTGAAAGGTTTCGTGCCTAAATCACCAGATCAGTGGAACTCAGGGGCTTTGTCTGATGGCTGCAAGCGCAACAAGTCATTAGGATGCAGCGAGGGCACTGGAGATGGGTTTCTTAAATTCCGTGGATTAAAATTGCCAGACACTACATATTCTTGGGTAAATAAAAGCATGAATCTCGAGGAATGCAGGGCTAAATGCTTACAGAACTGTTCTTGCACGGCGTATACAAGCTTTGATATTCGAGAAGGAGACAGTGGTTGCGCCATTTGGTTTAACGATTTGATTGACATTAGAGAAATTTCCAGTGGTGGACAGGATCTATACGTAAGGATGTCTGCTTCTGAATTAG CTGACATTCAGGATGCGAAACATGAAGTTGACAAGAAGATACTGGTGATAATCATCCTTGCTATTGCTGTGATTTCTGGGATTGTAGTTGTCATCTACTGCTCCCGCAAGAGCATGTCAAAGTttatag ATCAagcagaaaagaaagaagaaattgacTACTCTGAATGCTTAGAGGAAGATATGGAGCTCCCATTATTTGATCTTGCCATCATATCACATGCAACCAATAAATTTTCCGACAGCAATAAACTAGGAGAAGGAGGCTTCGGACCTGTTTACAAG GGTACACTAATGGATGGAAAAGAAATTGCTGTGAAGAGGCTGTCAAAGAATTCCGGACAGGGGCTAAAGGAGTtcaaaaatgaagttaaattgaTTGTGAAACTTCAGCACCGAAATCTTGTAAAGCTTCTTGGCTGCTGCATTGAAGGAGATGAGAGAATGTTGATTTATGAATACATGCCAAATAAAAGCCTAAACTCCTTCATTTTTG ATCAAACAAGAGGTAAGGCATTAGATTGGTCCAAACGTTTCAAAATTTTGTGTGGAATAGCTAGGGGGCTTCTGTATCTTCATCAAGATTCAAGACTCAGGATTATACACAGAGATCTCAAAGCAAGTAATGTATTACTTGACAAGGACATGAAtccaaaaatttcagattttggcaTGGCCAAAACTTTTGGGGCAGACCAAACCGAAGGGAACACAAACAGAGTAGTTGGAACTTT TGGTTATATGGCACCAGAATATGCAACTGATGGATTATTCTCAGTGAAATCTGATGTATTTAGCTTTGGAATCCTAATGCTTGAGATAATAAGTGGAAAGAAAAGTCGCGGATTTTATCACCCAAATCATAGTCTAAACCTTGTCGGATAT GCTTGGAAATTGTGGAAAGAAGGCAAGTTATTGGAATTGGTTGATCCAGTTTTAAGAGAGGCATGTCATCTATCAGAAGTGAAGCGATGCATCCATATTAGCCTCTTATGTGTGCAACACCATGCAGAGAACAGGCCAAGCATGGCATCTGTGGTTCTAATGTTGGGTAGTGAGATTGCAATGGCGCAGCCCAAAGAACCAGGCTTTTTTAAGGACAAAGGTCCACTTGAAGCAGAGTCATCCTCTACCAATATTGAATCTTCTTCGACCAATGAAATTTCTCTGTCATTGCTGGATGCTCGATAG
- the LOC110653368 gene encoding G-type lectin S-receptor-like serine/threonine-protein kinase At4g27290 isoform X1, translating into METFCFMFVSANFLLLFSKYSNATETITLSDSIIDGTNSTLVSKDGKFEFGFFSPGKSSNRYLGIWYKAIPTTVVWVANRRNPISDTSGILMMNSTGNLVLVSENKSVVWSLNLNKVAQNPIVRLLDSGNLVLRDEKDTNSGNYLWQSFDYPSDTLLPGMKLGWDLKTGLDRRLSAWNNPDDPSPADFTWGIVLNGNPEGYIWKGSVKYYRSAPWNGLGNSGSPSLKENQLFEFSFVDNENEVYYMYNLKNKSVISRIVLNQTGYSRQRYAWNEETRTWRPYSSVPRDACDAYGLCGPYGNCILTESPVCQCLKGFTPASPENWKSAFWSDGCKRNNLLKCENGEGFVKFVGLKLPDTTHSFVNRSMNLKECRVTCLQNCSCTAYTTLDIRGRGSGCAMWFGDLIDMRLSASGQDLYIRMSASDLEAKVEAKVKIPVIIATTIAIGFGMLIIGYYIRRSRANLREKTENKENDDQEQDEQPEDLELPLFDLIAVSNATNKFSIDNKLGEGGFGPVYKGTLEDGQEIAVKRLSRSSGQGLKEFKNEVILIAKLQHRNLVKLLGCCIQGDEKMLIYEYMPNKSLDNFIFDQMKGKLLDWSKRFNIICGIARGLLYLHQDSRLRIVHRDLKASNVLLDQEMNPKISDFGMAKTFGGDQTEGNTNRVVGTYGYMAPEYASDGLFSTKSDVFSFGILLLEIISGKRSRGFYHPSRGLNLIGHAWTLWKEGEPSELIDPFLEQSCNLSEVIRCIQISLLCVQQHPEERPSMASVVLMLGGEKELPQPQKPGFFKDRGPTEANSSSDKLESNSTNEITFSLEAR; encoded by the exons ATGGAGACCTTCTGTTTTATGTTTGTCAGTGCCAATTTCCTACTTCTCTTCTCTAAATACTCAAATGCTACTGAGACCATTACTTTGTCTGATTCTATTATTGATGGCACCAATAGCACCTTGGTTTCGAAAGATGGAAAATTTGAATTTGGTTTCTTTAGTCCTGGAAAATCCAGCAACCGATATTTGGGAATTTGGTACAAGGCAATTCCTACAACTGTTGTTTGGGTTGCAAACAGGCGCAATCCAATCAGTGATACTTCTGGTATTTTGATGATGAACAGCACGGGAAATCTTGTACTTGTTAGTGAGAACAAGAGTGTTGTTTGGTCGTTGAACTTGAACAAAGTAGCCCAGAATCCAATAGTTCGGCTCTTAGATTCTGGGAATCTGGTCTTAAGGGATGAAAAAGATACAAATTCTGGAAACTATTTGTGGCAAAGTTTTGACTATCCATCTGATACGTTACTTCCAGGGATGAAGCTTGGATGGGACTTGAAGACTGGCCTTGATCGCCGCCTATCAGCATGGAACAACCCGGATGATCCTTCTCCTGCAGACTTCACTTGGGGGATAGTGCTAAATGGTAATCCTGAGGGATATATCTGGAAGGGCTCCGTGAAGTATTATCGGAGTGCTCCATGGAATGGCCTTGGCAACAGTGGTTCGCCATCTTTGAAGGAAAACCAGCTCTTCGAGTTCAGTTTTGTTGATAATGAAAACGAGGTGTACTACATGTACAACCTGAAAAACAAATCTGTAATCTCAAGGATTGTTCTGAATCAAACCGGTTATTCGCGTCAGCGTTACGCTTGGAATGAAGAAACACGAACTTGGAGGCCGTATTCATCTGTGCCAAGAGATGCCTGTGACGCATACGGCCTCTGTGGTCCCTATGGAAATTGCATCCTTACTGAGTCGCCAGTTTGTCAATGCTTAAAGGGTTTCACTCCAGCTTCGCCAGAAAATTGGAAATCAGCATTCTGGTCTGACGGTTGTAAaagaaataatttattaaaatgtgaGAATGGAGAGGGATTTGTAAAATTTGTTGGGTTGAAACTGCCAGATACTACACATTCATTTGTGAACAGGAGTATGAATCTTAAGGAATGCAGAGTTACATGTTTACAAAACTGTTCATGTACGGCATACACCACCTTAGATATTAGAGGACGCGGCAGCGGCTGTGCTATGTGGTTTGGTGATCTGATTGATATGAGACTGTCTGCGTCTGGGCAGGATTTATATATTCGTATGTCTGCTTCTGATTTAG AGGCGAAGGTTGAGGCTAAGGTGAAGATACCAGTGATAATTGCAACTACCATTGCTATAGGTTTTGGGATGCTTATCATCGGCTACTATATTCGCAGAAGCAGAGCAAACTTAAGAG AGAAAACAGAAAACAAGGAAAATGATGACCAGGAGCAAGATGAACAACCAGAAGACTTGGAGCTGCCATTGTTTGATCTAATTGCAGTAAGTAATGCGACCAACAAATTTTCCATTGATAACAAGCTAGGAGAAGGTGGTTTTGGACCCGTTTACAAG GGTACACTAGAGGACGGACAAGAGATTGCTGTGAAGAGGCTATCTAGGAGTTCTGGACAAGGATTGAAAGAGTTCAAAAATGAAGTAATTCTGATAGCCAAACTTCAACACCGAAATCTCGTAAAGCTTCTTGGTTGCTGCATTCAAGGGGATGAGAAGATGCTGATTTATGAATACATGCCCAATAAAAGCCTAGacaacttcatttttg ATCAAATGAAAGGTAAACTGCTTGACTGGTCCAAGCGTTTCAACATTATTTGTGGGATTGCTAGAGGACTTCTCTATCTTCATCAGGATTCCAGATTGCGAATTGTACATAGAGATCTCAAAGCGAGTAATGTTTTACTGGATCAAGAGATGAaccccaaaatttcagatttcggCATGGCTAAAACTTTTGGAGGAGACCAGACTGAAGGAAACACAAACAGAGTAGTTGGAACTTA TGGTTACATGGCACCAGAATATGCAAGTGATGGATTATTCTCTACAAAATCTGATGTCTTTAGTTTCGGTATCTTGCTGCTAGAGATAATAAGTGGAAAAAGAAGCAGAGGATTTTATCATCCAAGCCGTGGTTTAAACCTTATTGGACAT GCATGGACATTGTGGAAAGAAGGCGAGCCATCAGAACTGATTGATCCATTCTTAGAACAGTCGTGCAATCTGTCAGAAGTGATACGATGCATCCAGATTAGTCTGTTATGCGTTCAACAACATCCTGAGGAAAGGCCAAGCATGGCATCCGTTGTTTTGATGTTGGGTGGTGAGAAAGAATTGCCTCAGCCCCAGAAACCTGGTTTCTTTAAGGATAGAGGTCCTACTGAAGCGAATTCTTCATCAGACAAGCTCGAATCAAACTCAACCAATGAAATCACCTTCTCATTGGAGGCTCGATAA